CCCCATCCCGACACCGCTAAACTGCCGGCCACACAAGACAAGAGAGTTCAACCATGTCGCTGACTGTCGCCATTCAAATGGATCCTGTTGAAAGCATCGATATTGATGGTGATTCCAGCTTTGTCCTGGGCCTGGCAGCGCAGCGTCGCGGCTATCGCCTGTACCACTATCATCCCCGCCAGCTTTCCTGGCGCGACGGCAAGGTGACGGCACGGGCGCGGCCGGTCGAGTTCCGCCGCGAGCGTGGCAACCATGCGACCTTGGGCGCGGAGGAGGTCGTCGACCTGTCGAAGCTTGATGTGATCCTGATGCGACAGGATCCGCCCTTCGACATGGCCTATATCACCGCGACCCATATTCTGGAGCGCATCCACCCCGATACGCTGGTGGTGAACGATCCGGGTCATGTTCGCAATGCACCGGAAAAACTCTCGGTGACCGAGTTCCAGAATGTGATGCCGCCGACGCTCATCACCAGCGACCGGCAGGAGATCCTGGCGTTCCGCGCCGAGCACAAGGACATCATCGTCAAGCCGTTGTTCGGCAATGGCGGCGCCGGTGTCTTTCATGTGAAGCCCGATGATGAGAACCTCGCCTCGCTCCTGGAGATGTTTACGCAGTTCTATCGCGAGCCGATCCAGATCCAGCGCTATGAACCGGCGGTGCGGCTGGGCGACAAGCGCATCA
This Rhodospirillaceae bacterium DNA region includes the following protein-coding sequences:
- the gshB gene encoding glutathione synthase, translating into MSLTVAIQMDPVESIDIDGDSSFVLGLAAQRRGYRLYHYHPRQLSWRDGKVTARARPVEFRRERGNHATLGAEEVVDLSKLDVILMRQDPPFDMAYITATHILERIHPDTLVVNDPGHVRNAPEKLSVTEFQNVMPPTLITSDRQEILAFRAEHKDIIVKPLFGNGGAGVFHVKPDDENLASLLEMFTQFYREPIQIQRYEPAVRLGDKRIILIDGKAVGAINRVPAAGEARSNMHVGGQAVKSTLTKREVEICEIIGPELKKRGLIFVGIDVIGDYLTEINVTSPTGLQQINRFDGVCLEDQIWDAIEARL